CTCAAATCGCTTATCTCACTTGAAACCTTATTAGCCGCTGTATAGGCTTCATTTAGGCCCAAAATCACTTTCGAACCAAGCTTCAAATCGCATCCAATGGGACCAAGATGGGCCTACTTCTCCTATTTAGTGTGTATAGGGTAATTATTGTCTTGTTCCATCCACCGAATTGGAAGTCAGACCACGTAGACATTCCTTCTATTCATTTATATGCTAATCAATCAAATAAAATTACATGTTTAGATTTGGAGATAATGTTgactaaattatatattaatttaatttttatttaaatttatataaataattaaattattttatatattaaaataatatattaatattataattcaatcatttatatttatattttaatttcttttatccgGGAGTTAGATTCCCAACAATATGAATACCCATATAATTAATATAAGTTTATTTGTTACTCTTATCAAAACTACTAACTCACTAATTAAAAAGCATTCAAATAATCTCTAATGGTGCTCAAcatatttatataatttctttttttaaattcaatcattcgtaaattaaaatgttattattatatttttaataaacagATCTAatcttatattttatatattaaatttatatagacCGAATTCAGAAAAGAGAAATCCCATATACATAAGCACGAAAAACTATGCTACATTAATTGCTACAGCGTCCCTGTGGAATTGGTATTAATGATTGAAGTTTCTCTGTATGCACCCACTGGCCACTGCCATTGCCCATCTCCTCTCATTAATgttatcttcttttttttttttttttttaatgtattttaggcTTGAGCGCTAACCCCCTCCATGCTCTCGTGTCTTGTCTTCTTTATATATCTTATCTACTCTTCACGGCATCATACATCTGTTTGTCTCCAGAGCAAGGTCCTCCATGGCACAAAGTCCTCGCCTTCTCGACCTTCCATGGAAGGTCAACCTTTCCATATCCACCCTCAGCTTCGCCGTTGATATCACTCGTCGTTCCAATGGCACTGTCAACCGCTTTCTCATGAGCCTCTTTGATTTCAAAACCTCTCCATCCAAGAAACCAGTCAATGGTGTCAAATCCACCGATATCACAATTGACAAGGCTCGCAATCTCTGGTTCCGCCTCTACACTCCCACCACCACCACAGGAGGTGCTTCCCGTAATGATGTTAGCATGCCGGTTATTTTCTTCTTCCACGGTGGTGGCTTTGCTTACATGTCACCAGACTCGAAGCCCTATGATGACTTCTGCTACCGGCTTGCGTGCGAGCTCTCTGCAATTATCATCTCCGTCAACTACCGCCTCGCTCCAGAACATCGCTGTCCAGCACAATACGAAGACGGTTTTGATGCTCTAAAATTCATTGACAACGAACAAATTGAGGGATTTTCAAACTGTGTCAATCTTAAACACTGTTTTCTTGCTGGAGACAGTGCAGGAGGCAATTTAGTGCATCACGTTACGCTAAAAGCTAGTGAACGTGAATTTCGCAACATAAAACTTATTGGAAACATTTTGATCCAGCCATTTTTTGGCGGCGAAGAAAGAACAGAATCTGAGACGAGGCTTAGCGGTCAAGTTCCATTCTTTACTATAGAGCGTGCAGACTGGATGTGGAGGGCGTTCTTGCCGGAGGGGTCAGACCGTGACCAT
The Hevea brasiliensis isolate MT/VB/25A 57/8 chromosome 15, ASM3005281v1, whole genome shotgun sequence genome window above contains:
- the LOC110641055 gene encoding probable carboxylesterase 18 — encoded protein: MAQSPRLLDLPWKVNLSISTLSFAVDITRRSNGTVNRFLMSLFDFKTSPSKKPVNGVKSTDITIDKARNLWFRLYTPTTTTGGASRNDVSMPVIFFFHGGGFAYMSPDSKPYDDFCYRLACELSAIIISVNYRLAPEHRCPAQYEDGFDALKFIDNEQIEGFSNCVNLKHCFLAGDSAGGNLVHHVTLKASEREFRNIKLIGNILIQPFFGGEERTESETRLSGQVPFFTIERADWMWRAFLPEGSDRDHPAANVFGFNSVDLSGREFPATIVFIGGLDPLQDWQRRYYEGLKKSGKKAYLVEYPNTFHSFYAYPDLPEFSLFIKEVMEFVQKQSAATNK